The following DNA comes from Pseudomonas marginalis.
TCGCTCAGTGACAAATAGTTGAGCGACATGTTGCTGATAAGTCGCCAGAGAAAGTCCTGGTCCAGGGGCGGTGCAAAACTCGCAGTCGGCGCGCAGATATTGCGAAATGACAAGCCCTCCGGTGTCTGCTCACAGGGCTGATTGATCTCCCCTGCCTGCAATTGCCGAGGCAGGTTGTGATTGGTGCATGTCAGTTCGATCGACAGCGTTTCCTGGGTATGCCCCCGCCCGTTTCCGAACCCCAGCCAGGTATCGAGCCCGGCATGATGCGCCGAAGCACGCTGACGAATGCTGTAGCTGGTGGGCGCTGCTGATGCATCGATAACGCCGTCGTGCTCAAAGGATTCAAATGGTACGTACGCCTGATACCCCAGCCCGCCAGGGCGCCAGCCCGTGACCTTGTCGACGGAAAATACACAGGCGTTTGCGCGCGCATATTCCCCAGGAATCAACAGGTATTCGTCCTGCTTGCCATCCAGGCGAATCGGCACCGCATCATGTTTGAACAGGTTGACGATGGGCGTGCAGTACAGCCTCACGTTGTCCAGCGTGGGGCATCCGGTTGCCTGGCACCGGGTGCGTAATTTGAAGCACAGCCTGACGCTGCAGATTTGCTTGAGTACGTCCTGGGGCAACCGCTGCAACGCATCCAGGCCACGCACATCGACGAACAGGTACTTTTCAGGAAAGGCGAAATACTCCTGCAGATGGCGGTATCCACGAAAGGTATTCTGCGGATAAGGCATCAGCGCATGCTCCTCCGCGAACCCCACCGGACTGACCTGATCGCCACCCAATTGCAACAGCAGGGGCTGGCCATCAGCCCCGCTGACCGCAAGCCCATCACCGCCCAATGGCAGCAACACGATACCCTCAACCTCGCGCAACAGGCTCAGGTACAACGCTTGACTGATATAGCGGTCTCCCGACAAATGCAGGCGCAATTGATCGAACGCACATTCGCTGAAATTGCCTTCGCCGCCCATGTCCAGGCGCAGGCTCAGCAACGCCTGCTCTCCCTGGACGCAGTACTCCAGCGCGCTCAGTTGCAGCGGCAAGATGCAGGTGGCGTAGCAGGTTCGAAAACGACAGCGCTCACCATTGACCGCAGCGCTTTCGACCG
Coding sequences within:
- the tssF gene encoding type VI secretion system baseplate subunit TssF, giving the protein MSFNHYYQSELSALRQLGRRFSERNPALAPFLGEAGQDPDVERLLEGFAFLTGRLRQKLDDELPELTHSLMHLLWPNYMRPIPAFSILQFDPLKHAGPGVMVARDTPVESAAVNGERCRFRTCYATCILPLQLSALEYCVQGEQALLSLRLDMGGEGNFSECAFDQLRLHLSGDRYISQALYLSLLREVEGIVLLPLGGDGLAVSGADGQPLLLQLGGDQVSPVGFAEEHALMPYPQNTFRGYRHLQEYFAFPEKYLFVDVRGLDALQRLPQDVLKQICSVRLCFKLRTRCQATGCPTLDNVRLYCTPIVNLFKHDAVPIRLDGKQDEYLLIPGEYARANACVFSVDKVTGWRPGGLGYQAYVPFESFEHDGVIDASAAPTSYSIRQRASAHHAGLDTWLGFGNGRGHTQETLSIELTCTNHNLPRQLQAGEINQPCEQTPEGLSFRNICAPTASFAPPLDQDFLWRLISNMSLNYLSLSDINVLRVVLETYDVPRYHDLQAKKVSQRRLGALRSISHTAVDRLHRGMPIRGLRVDLSIDSQGFLGAGEAFLFASVLNEFFALYASLNAYHELRVISTQGDVYLWPPQMGQQPLL